The Opisthocomus hoazin isolate bOpiHoa1 chromosome 2, bOpiHoa1.hap1, whole genome shotgun sequence genomic interval CTGTAATTGTCCAATGCACCCTGTCCTGCTCTAGAACCAGTCTCTTCTTCAGCATCCACCTCACATTGTTTACACCATCAAGCTGTGTGATGTAAACTTTCCTTCCGTCCAtttctcctgccctctcccctcatCTTTAGCAGGGTCCAGAACTCCAAAACTACTTCAGATAATGCCAACTAGAAACTGCTGCTTTATGACAAAACATTTCGgcaaagatattttaaattcttGCTGCAGAGGATTGTTATTTTATCTTGCGGCAAAAGGCTGAACTTTATTCCTTTGATTCAAGGTTAAGAAAACGATTTCTGGCCTCACATTATAAGAAATGGACTTGGCTGCAGATCGTGGCTTTTTTgagtggtgtggggttttttgttgttcttttcaaATCTTAGGGCAATAAGAAAGAAGACAGGAGGGGTAAATGTAAAGTAAGACAGGAAGACAGAGTATGTCTGGAGGAACCGGAGGATCAGGGAATTTTTTCGtgctgtttctgtattttcttaacAATGCCAGCGTTCAGAAAGGGCAGACCAAACCAACTCTTCTTTGACCAGTGTTCTGCAGTTTTCGGTACCTGTGATGCTTGTGCTTTAGGGATGTGGGCTTTAATCATTTGAACATTGTGTTTCCCAGCGGTCTTGTTTTCTGCCACTGCAGTTGGTGGTGTGAGAAGCTGGTTTCTTGGTAAGAAGTGGTCAGTGAATCTGCTGCAGCTGGCTGCCAGACATGGGCACTGGTGGGGACAGATGCTGTGTGCTCAGCTATGTGTTTCATCCACCCACGGCGTTTTAGCTGGGAAGAGAGCAGAACTGAAGGATGCACTTTTTTCTCCCTTATGTACTTGGCATTCATAATGCCTTCCCTCTGTCGTGTCTGTAGAGAATGTAGAAACTTTCCTTCATTTGCACAATGGCGCATTTTTGTCCTTACAAGAGAGGACTTGTAAGGAGAGGAACAGACGAAATTTTGGGCATGCAGATCCCAGATGGTTCATAAACCAGATAAATGGCAAACTGGGTCACTGCAGAGGACTTGTATGGTCAGCAGCTTGAATTATGCTAAACGAGTTTAAAATTGTGATGCCTAATTATAATGGTAGTCATGGAGATTAGTCTGTGAGGAGGCTACTTTGAagctttggcttttgttttgagAAAGATAATTTAAAACTTGAATAGGAGTTTATAGAGAGAAACTGGCCAATTTAGAATAAAACTGTATACTGCACAAGGACAAGCTTTGAATTTTACTTGTCTAGTTTAATTTGCCATTCCCAGTAATTCCCAGTAATAAACCTGCATACATTATCTCTTTTCTATAAGAGAGTATCTCTATATGTTTACAAAAGGTGGGAaagtaatagattttttttttttaatatagatgtGTAACTAACTTCAGAGATAATCCACTACGGAAGGTAAAATTTGAAGGAGAAATAGTTAAAAAGGAAGCCCTATAATGTATCggtgctttcttctcttgcataattaaaaaaagcccaaacaaacaaaaccaaaaaagcattACTacatattatttttctcttttttttttttttttaattccattgtaAATCCAGAAAACTTCAGCCCAGGTTAACCTATTTCAGTGGTATCAGTGTAACAATATGTATATCTATCCATAATTGTTTTCACATAACCGGTTTCCTTTTAAATTTGATCTTTAATTTAGTGCTCTTCCCAGACAAACTCTTCAAGAAAATTGGCAATTGTCCTGTTCCTCCTATAACAAAACATTGGGGAAATGACCAACGCTTTTCTTTCCCCCAGATACTCTTGTTGTCTAGGAACTCTGTACCTTTCTAGGTGTGTCTTCCAGGCTCTAATTGCCTGGATTATCTAATCGTGCAGCGATAGCATGCTATTAATATTGGCTTCTTGACAGCAGTTTTCAAAACTCAAGTGAGAGCATTACTGTGTAGATCTTATCTGGTCAGTGATAAGAGAGATTTGTCTTCCACTCTTTGCCTTGGCTTAGCACACTGACTTGCTTGAAAATAGGTATCTGCTACTGATTTTTGCTTGTATTAGTCACTGAGGAGCAACAATGCGTGTGCAGAGGGGGTTTTAAAATAGATTATTACCTCAGGTACAATTTTGCATTTTCCTAAAATctgctttaagattttttttctcctttaagctACAAAGTGAGCATATTTCAGGCTATAATATTATGTGTGGATGTAAATCTTACTAGTCAAAGATCCTCTTCTGCTTACTACTTGAGAAAATACTTGAGGCATGTGTGGTGCCAGTGATAGCACACAATAGCAGTTAAAGCACATGAGCCAGAATGCCTGGGCTTCGCTCACAGCGCTCCTTTGTTATAAGTCAGGCTTTAAAACATTAACAGTAAAACTTACCAACTTCACAAGGGTGTTGTGAAATGTAAGTATAAAGCCTCAGTGAAAACTCCTGCGTAAACAAGGTATTGCTAATCTTTCTCTTTTATTCACTGTGTTAAACTTCATTTGGAAATACTTGAGAGTGAGTTTGATGTGTTTGTTACCGGTGTCTGTAAAAAGGATTTTAACATGATTTTGAAAGCTTCTTTactgctttttgtttgcttgtgtttgttttgtggcAGGTTGGAAGTGATTTTGGATATTTTCCAAAGGATTTACTTGAAATAAATCACAATTATTCCAATGAGGAGCTAGAATTACCAACAGATGTAAGTCTTACTTGTTATTCTTTAATTGGGCTTCTTACTGTTTCTTACCTTGCCATTCAATAAAATCCctgaggaggagaatgggaatATCAGATCCTTAGTTACCTTTTGCTAGTAGGCAGCTACCTATATGCAGAGATGCACATATGTGTTGGGGGGTGGAATGTTTGTGCAGCTATGTGGATGGGTGTGTAAGCATCTGCCCAGAATGTGGGCATtgatctttcttttcttgaataTTCTGGTCATCTTCCAACAAAATCTGTTTGGATTAAGCTCTAGAAATGGTGCTATCTGGCTCGCACAAAGGTTGTTTGATATGTGTTcagaattgtttctttttctgaacttTGGAAGTTTAAAGCGCTatcggaaacaaacaaaacccgaTACAATTAGCCGTTTCATTCTAGGATTGGTCCTTCAACCCTTACACACATAAATGGCTTTCATGCACTAATAGCTGGTAACTGCAGAGCTGTGTGTAAGGCCCGTTTTGCGGATGCAGCTTCAGACCCTTACGAAATTGTGTTTGGTGGCTTGCAGtgctgtttaatttatttttcagaaattatgtgacaggcagctcctgcttgGAGGACTTGGTCATTTGAGGAGAGACCAGCTGAAAGAGACTGGGACAAATGAGCTTAGTGACATTCGTTTTCTTCTCCTCGCTGGCATTCAGTAACAGAATTGTTCTTAATTCAGGATACATGCGATCAGTAAATTATAATACTGTTGACTCCACTGCTGACTTCCAGTTTGTTCCTCACTGGGAGGTCTTTGACGAGGCTAAGCCGTAagctttttatttagttttttagcAGCCCTTGGGCAAAACTTTCACTGATTTCAAAGAGAGTTCTGGTTAAGGACTTAAGGGGTTAATTCTGCATGATTAATATAATCTATTTTGCTGCTGCATCTCTCTCTAACCAACCAAATGGATTTGGTCTCGTCActgtaataaagaaaataatatttgtgaCTACAtatcattttccatttcaggAAACAGACTTTGTTTGCTTTGATGGCGGAAGGGATGATTTTGATAATTATAATGTGGATGAGCTTTTGAAGCAAGAGATGATAGCAAATGAAGGGGAAACTGAATCAAGTGATCCAGGAGCAAAACCAGCTGAAGGAACTGAGAGGGATGAGGAGATTGAGCAGGCTGATACAATAAATTCCCCTGATGCTTTGGAGACAGCCAATCTTGAGCTAAGCACAGAAGAAGACAACGAAGCACTCGCGATGACAGAGGAATTAGATAGTTCTCTTACAGGAGGAACTGAAAATACTGGAGGAGACTCCAGTGTCAATAGTCATGAAGAAGACTCTCAGGGAGATCACGTTGCACATGAGCACTTGAAAGGAATGCTACATGGGAAACTAAAAGGGCTAGAAAGCGAAAATACCAAAAATACTAGTATTCCTCAGGGTGAAACCAGTCAACTTGACAAAGAGAGTGAAGAAGTCAATGCCTATACACTTTTAAACAGAGAGCTCTCTGTGAACTTGAAAACAAAATTTGGCTCAACTGCTGATGCTGTTGTATCAGACGATGAGGTGACTGGCCTTGTTACATCGCTGGAAGATGATTTTAATGAAGATTTGAGCATTAATACTTACGATGCAGAGGAGGAGCCAGACTTTGCAGATCAGTCTGAAGAAATCCCTTTACTGTCTTTtacagcagaggaagaaattaCATCCCCAGCGGATTTAGATGATGATGAAAATGATGACATTGAGTCACAAAATCATGAACTTGAAGATGCAAAGGGTGCTACAGAGCTAAATAACCAAAGAGACAATGAGGAAGAACATGATTCAGATGCATTAATTCTTAAGGATGCCTTCAGTAGGAGCAAGAAGTTAGGTGACAGTGTACATGAGGACAGGTTTGAATCTCAACAAATTAAAGAGAAAGAGGATGAGGTGATGATAATTAGTAAGAGAGAAGCACCAGCAACAACTCAACCTGGGGATCTCTCCAAAGAACTCCTTAGAAAGGAACCTGTAGGTAGAGGTGCCCTGGGTTCGGGAGAAAAAGCAAACGAAACTGAACAGTTTGAAGAGCAGCTCACGGTTGATGGAACTGAGTCATATACTGAAGAGCTGAAGAGTACAGCTGTGCCTGATCCTCATGTTTTGCCTAGTCCAGGAGATGATCTGGAGTCCAAATTACTGTTTAAAACCAAGCAAGATGCTTTAAAACCACCTGATGGTGATATCAATAATAGTCCAGAAAGAACGCTGCTTACTCAAATagagaaagatgagaaaaagtTTGAGGATGACACCTTGGAAGAGGTCTTGGAAAGTGATTTAAAGCACAAAAATTTAtgggagaaaacaaaagagaaaggaagagctgaGGACAAGCATTCTGTTGATGTTCCAGCCAAACTGGTGGAAGAGGTAAAAAATGCATCTCAAAGTGACTTAGGAGATACTGACCTCTTAAAAGAGAAACTGGAGCATGGAATGCCCGCTGTGGAGAAGGAGCCTCTAAGCCATGAAGAAGATTTGAAACAAACAGGGGAGACCGATCGTGAAAATCAAACAACGGCTTCTCTTAACAAAGAATCTGGAATAAAAAGGGGAAGCATGAAAGAAACCCCTGCAGGGGAAGGAGACCCAAGCCATGGAGGAGATGTCAAGCAACCCaggccatgggaaaatgaggctgagtaTTCGGAGGCAGATACGAAAGAAGCGCTTTCAAGAAATCTTGGCAGGATGACAGTGTTTGAAGAAAGCATTGAGAAAAGTCTCCCTGAAGAAAAATCTACAAGTATTACCCAGAACACTAACACAGAACATCTTACTCGGCAAGGAACTGCTCGTACTGAGGATGCAGATTCAGACAGAAATCTTGGCAGAAATTTATCTAAAGAAAAAATGCTACAACCAGAATTGCAGTCTGAAGAGCCCGATGCTGAAGATGACCCTGATCTGAAACAAgcagaggaggagctactggaggatGAGAATGCTGCAAGTGCAAAGCTGTCACAAGCAAAGGCTGCAAATGCACAGGGTGATATGCTAAATGCTACAAGTGCAGACCCTGAATTAGAAGTAAGAAGTCAAGCTGTTCTGGGAACTGCAACTCTGACTTATGAAATAGGAGAGGAAACAAACTCATTTTCTAAGGAGGTTAAAAAAACAATCAGCATGCAAGATGCAACGGAGAGTGGGAACAAAGAAGTTGACATACCAGTGGGCGAAGATGCTAGACTGGATGAGATGGAACGTTTCATGGAAGATGATGAAGAGTCTTCTGAAGCTGAGGAACCGTCAGCTGTGGAAGAGCATAATTTCCAATCTCCTGATGTGGAAGACAACAATGACTTTAACCAAAGGAAAGACCATCTCCCAGAGGACATTTCACAAAAAGACTCAAAAGAGGTGCAAAATTCAGAGCATACAGGAGATGACCACCAGCAGCCTGCACatttccccagccctgctgacagCTCAGCAGCCACAAATGACACTGTAACAGACTTCAGTGAGTCTGTGAAGCGTCTCACTATAATCAGAAATTTTCTTGATGAAAAGCGTGTAATGCGTCTACGAAAGTACCTTGGGCTTCAACACATGGTTAGGATAGAAGCCATATTTCACGACATGAAGGTAGAGATGGAGCTTGCTCAGAAGGCAAGCCATAATAACGAAGATATAGAAAAAGCCTTGGACCAGATACTGGAGTTTTCAGAATCGAGCATTATGGATATTGTGGGAAAAGTTCTGGATTCTAGAGTGGCAGAAAATAAAGAGGAGGTGGTGAGAGAGATGGATTTGTATGATGACGAGAGCGCACTGATAGATGACCTTCAAGAATTAATATATTCTTTAAGGAGTAAATATTCATCTGCTAGTGAGAGCGTCCCACTTGCATTTATTCCAGAACAGGAAGATGATCAGCTGCACGTTCAAGGTAGGATGTTAAACCATTTAAAAAACAGATGAGACGGAAGTAGAACCCTCTTGCAGACAACACTGTGTAACCTAGAGCTTTAAGAAGAGGGTGAAGGAGCAGAATTGAAAGAGGCCCTGTGGAATCTGCCAggattttgcttatttttaatgcatttttttggcACTATAATGGGTCTCCCAGGGACAAATCCTGAGAGAAAATGTTCAGCTCAGCATGTCTGTTCTTACAAGAAAGTGGGTTCTGTGCAAGAAAGTGGGATCTGTGCATGGATATGGCTAGGAGCCACTCAGGTCATATCTATGCCCCTCCCCCTTTCAAGAAAACGGGATTCACATACACTAATGTGCTGAATGTTCTAGAGGGTTTAGGGCAGTCTTTTTTTCTGGACTAGCTAGCACCTAATTGTGAGAGATCTGGTGATTAATGCAAAGTTCAGGCACTAAATACATGCATCTAAAAATCTCAGGTGGTCCCTATCATGATATTTTTGCCCACATTCATAAAAAACTGCCTAAGCAGAAATACTGAACAAACAGGTCTTTTGATGAGGGAAGAACCGGGAGTAGAGTCTCCTGCAAACTTGCTGTTTTTTCTAATTAATGTGCAAGATGGTTAAGATATGCTCTTAGCAAGGCTCCTTTTACAGTAGTACCTGTTAAGTATGTGATTTCTGATAAAGTCACGAATGACAACAATACTTCGACTTGCATAATTCCATATAAACATTTAATTAGATGTTACTAAAAATTGATTGAGAATATACTGGAAGCAATACATAAGCCGAAGTGTTTAAAAAGTTTTTGTCAAATGCAGTATTTCACTGGAGACAGCTGCAGGTAAGAAATACACCTTAGTTCAGTGCTTAATTCGTGTCTCCCTGTCTGTCTAGATGGTGCAAAAGAGCCTAAATATGACAGAGTTTCTATCAGCAACGCAAATGCCATTGATAAGAGCAATCAGAAATTTCAGCAGCCTGAAGATAAGACTCCAGAACAGCCtattgaggaggaagaggaggaggaggaggagaagagggctGCTAATGTTCCCCCTGAGCACGAAGAGGCCAACTTCGCAGATAATAGAGAAGCTGAAGAAGGATACAATAGTGAAAGAGGATCACTGCTGGAAGATACTTCCTTTGGGCCAGTTGATTCGGGACAGAGTGCCAGAGAAGATACTGTTGCAGGTAACCTTTTGGATTTGGGTtggtttcttcttttgctttcagaGGAGCATGGTTGAATGGTTTTTAGGCAAATACCAAGGTTTTTCGCTAATGTTTTCACTGTCTGTTGCTATAATCCCAATGACTTTCACTAATGGGTGACCGTCGCTCTAGTGGCAGTATTGTCTTGGTACCACTTGTCTCAGCAGAGAGGTTTTTCTACTACCTTTTCATGGTATAGAAGAAAAGTGCCCCTGTAAGTGCCATATTCAGAGCGCGGTGCTCGGGCTGGTGGACTGTGTCTGAGGGTGGTCGTGGATAAAGAGCAGGCATCACTGGAAGCGTACCATCGGCCTAGGTTTCCTCCACTTTGTAGGGGGACTGACAATCTAACCATTAGACTAGAGAATCATGTGAGCTCTCTTCTCGCCCTTTTTAACCTGTGACTCTGGGCTGTGTGACTGCCAAAAATCCTTCTCCAGGGAAGATGAAGTGTAGCTTCCCTCAACCAGTTCAATAATTTCTGGCTAAGGTGTTTGTTGGAGTAGGAGAGATGTTTGGTTCCGCTGAGGACAAAATAAAATCGGGCCTTCTCCCTCTGGAGCAAGTGTGCTGCCCTGTGCTGACTGGTCACTGTGGCAAGGAGGGATCCTCTTACCGTCATCTTCCTCAGCTCTGTTTTGGCACGAAACTACCTTTGACTCCATTCTCGGTGCTAAGCTCAGCTTTGCTGTTCTGCATTCACCTCTGATTATGCTTAATAAATCTGGCTTCACTGAGCATTTAGAAAAAATTGCTTAGTTTTTGTATGCTACTGAGGTGCTGTACCACCCCCACAGCCAAACACTTTTGAGCAGCCTCTAAGTTCTGAGGGAAACTCTAGGTTGAATGTAAAGATACCTAATGATTTTAAAGTGGCTGGTGGATTACTTGTGTGGTTAAGCACTTGGAAGTTCAGCTGTATTTTAGACCATGTTCCATTCCTTCCTTAATGGTGGTTAGATGCTGTTTACCAGTAATTCGCTGGGAAGAAACAGGGCGGGTGCTCGCAGGATGGCTGGTCACGGCAGCGGTTCCACAGTGTAACGCCAGGCTGGGCAGGTGGTTATGTGAGTCCGCTAACCTGCGTTCgtagcaacagcagcagccagaggagGAGGCAGGCTTCAGATCAGGGTAGAAGTAAAGGCGGTTTAAAGCTTACGGCCGTACTAACAGTGGTGTAAACCTGCTGGAAGATGGAGGTTGATGGATGGAGGTtgatggatgaggagctgaggAGCGTGTGCCGCTCTGCTGCCGTCGCcttgctgctgaaggagctgtaCGCGCGCCGGGGCAGGCCTGGCAAAGCGACCTTGTGGCTCCATCTCCCTCCCCGCGGTGCCTTCCCTAACGCAGCCTGCGGAGCGTCGCCACCCCTTCTGAGGGCCTTCGCCCCTCTCTCTCCAGTGCCCCGGAGAACCGGGGACCGTCAGCTGGAATCTCGCCGAAGACGCCGCAGAAgcccggtgcggggggggggggggaaggagccgAAGCGGGTtccggccgcagcccgccgctGTCCGCAggccccgctgccggcgggcGCTCCGTCAGCTTccgcctctctccctctctctgcaggcCCCGCCGAGGGCGCCGGGCGGCCGGCGGGACGCGTGACGGAGCCACGCGCCGCCTCACGGGGAACCCTCGGCGAAGCGGCGCGCGCGGCGCGGGAGCTGCTGCGGCGGGTGAGTGGCGGGCGCAgggcgcggtggcggcgcggcgcgcGCGCATGCGGGGCGGCGCGCCGCGATGACGCGcgcgccgggcggcggcgcggggggtcGGTCTGGGCTGACGTGTGCCTGGAAGTTGGCTCGCGCCGCCATGgacccggcgggcggcggcgcgcgccCCGTGGAGCCCCCGGCGCGGCGGCTGCTGCAGGTGCGCGAGGGGGGGAGGACCGGGGAAGGGGGGTGGTcgcgcgcggcgggcggggccggccgtTGGGCGCCGTTACCGGCCGGCGGTCCGTGACAAGCGGCGGAGCGGCTCCGCCGGTCGGAACCGGGGTGCTCGACGCGCCGGCTGTCGCCCTCCTCTCCCCGGGGGAGACAGTtcgggaaggggtgggggggtcgCCCCTGCCGtgcgcccgccccgctcccgtcGCCGAGGGACGGGTTTTGCTGGCCCCCGCCCCACGGTGCGGGGCGATCCGCCCGCGTCGCGGCGGGCAGGGCTCGTTGCGGGGCCTCTGGCCGCTCCCCGGCGCCAGAGGGGAAGAGGGTGCCTGAGGAAGCACGCGCTCGCCCCCGCGCTGTGCT includes:
- the MIA3 gene encoding transport and Golgi organization protein 1 homolog isoform X3 — encoded protein: MAAAPPPPPDPRLLLALLLLLPPPALPAPDLGRRFAERKRCADPECSMLMCRGKAMQDFKGPDCRFVNFKKGEAVYVYYKLIGKSTELWAGSVGSDFGYFPKDLLEINHNYSNEELELPTDETDFVCFDGGRDDFDNYNVDELLKQEMIANEGETESSDPGAKPAEGTERDEEIEQADTINSPDALETANLELSTEEDNEALAMTEELDSSLTGGTENTGGDSSVNSHEEDSQGDHVAHEHLKGMLHGKLKGLESENTKNTSIPQGETSQLDKESEEVNAYTLLNRELSVNLKTKFGSTADAVVSDDEVTGLVTSLEDDFNEDLSINTYDAEEEPDFADQSEEIPLLSFTAEEEITSPADLDDDENDDIESQNHELEDAKGATELNNQRDNEEEHDSDALILKDAFSRSKKLGDSVHEDRFESQQIKEKEDEVMIISKREAPATTQPGDLSKELLRKEPVGRGALGSGEKANETEQFEEQLTVDGTESYTEELKSTAVPDPHVLPSPGDDLESKLLFKTKQDALKPPDGDINNSPERTLLTQIEKDEKKFEDDTLEEVLESDLKHKNLWEKTKEKGRAEDKHSVDVPAKLVEEVKNASQSDLGDTDLLKEKLEHGMPAVEKEPLSHEEDLKQTGETDRENQTTASLNKESGIKRGSMKETPAGEGDPSHGGDVKQPRPWENEAEYSEADTKEALSRNLGRMTVFEESIEKSLPEEKSTSITQNTNTEHLTRQGTARTEDADSDRNLGRNLSKEKMLQPELQSEEPDAEDDPDLKQAEEELLEDENAASAKLSQAKAANAQGDMLNATSADPELEVRSQAVLGTATLTYEIGEETNSFSKEVKKTISMQDATESGNKEVDIPVGEDARLDEMERFMEDDEESSEAEEPSAVEEHNFQSPDVEDNNDFNQRKDHLPEDISQKDSKEVQNSEHTGDDHQQPAHFPSPADSSAATNDTVTDFSESVKRLTIIRNFLDEKRVMRLRKYLGLQHMVRIEAIFHDMKVEMELAQKASHNNEDIEKALDQILEFSESSIMDIVGKVLDSRVAENKEEVVREMDLYDDESALIDDLQELIYSLRSKYSSASESVPLAFIPEQEDDQLHVQDGAKEPKYDRVSISNANAIDKSNQKFQQPEDKTPEQPIEEEEEEEEEKRAANVPPEHEEANFADNREAEEGYNSERGSLLEDTSFGPVDSGQSAREDTVAGPAEGAGRPAGRVTEPRAASRGTLGEAARAARELLRRLVATLPEEIRPGPDFHGLPWEPVIITALVGIATLAIIFWRTCLSVKSRMYQVTEKQLAEKIKNLLQEKTEILEKMSEYNQKIKEAKESVKVAQEEKDILCDETAGLKDTVKGLEEANRQLDDKVKNLHTMLETERKKNEKKQNKISETQKSLEKLQEAISVHSVELSEVQIALNEAKLSEEKVKSELHHVQEENVRLKTSKEQLLKEAEGWSERHTELSEQIKLYQKSQKDIEEALAYKENEIEVLTNCIMQLKQLDMDSASEAKKDGEGGEWSAGDDLANGELPDNESEKMKTQIKQMMDVSRVKTMLSIVEEDRNLLQSKLSDEVTARHELEEQIKKLEHDSCSLQSDKARLENECKTLQQKVEILGELYQQKEMALQKKLTQEEYERQEKEQKLSAADEKALLAIEEVKVYKQRIQDMEEELQKTERSYKNQIAAHEKKAHDNWLIARSAERALAEEKREAANLRQKLIEVNQKIVMLQRPLIVKPTPGRPDRQVPPRRGPLSRDGSFGPSPVSGGNPSPTQMIEVPARPLSAPRREGSRGEFVVDGPPVPRRPPELPGRMSVPDLGPAVASLISSGPGPRTSSPSTAVDGVANASPKGPPSFPGTPIMTAPVMGPPPPPPVRYGPPPAPLRGHFGPRPLPVPLVRGAPLPPPAARDFLPGPPLGMRDLPPGPLPPPPDPRGYGRGHPPFRPLGPPGPRDYPPGPRLPPPGSRDYTPSPSRDLPPSGPRDYPPGPPPPLPPPAGSKDYTQPPAQKP